The Malus domestica chromosome 10, GDT2T_hap1 genome contains a region encoding:
- the LOC103429562 gene encoding uncharacterized protein — protein sequence MDPPHGSRPWRPCLLHHHHHHHQQVQHHHNHHFHHHRPNFASFLQNPEPPAAAAIPFPTHLNSEPSELKEAYYDYPTSQPLLEYGEVDDGWLEEEEDDDPVFVLTDDWKEFFAKSEAKRKLEKQQAKKKKGKAKQSRE from the exons ATGGATCCTCCACATGGAAGCAGGCCATGGCGGCCATGCTTACTccaccatcatcatcaccaccaccagCAGGTCCAACACCACCATAACCACCACTTCCACCATCACCGTCCCAATTTTGCGTCTTTTCTGCAAAACCCAGAACCCCCAGCTGCCGCCGCCATTCCTTTCCCAACCCATTTGAATTCAGAACCTTCTGAGCTCAAAGAAGCGTACTACGACTATCCTACCTCTCA GCCATTGCTGGAGTATGGTGAGGTCGATGATGGTTGgttggaagaggaagaggatgacGACCCGGTTTTCGTCTTAACAGACGATTGGAAGGAGTTTTTCGCAAAATCTGAAGCCAAGAGGAAACTAG AGAAGCAGCaggccaagaagaagaagggaaaagCTAAACAGAGTCGAGAGTGA
- the LOC114827671 gene encoding cyclin-C1-2-like, which yields MAANFWTSSHYKQLLDQEDVDVVSPLDREKGITLEDFKLIKMQMASYISKLAQLVKVRQRVVATAVTYMRRVYTKKSMSEYDPRLVAPTCLYLASKAEESTVQAKLLVFYIKKIYTDDKYRYEIKDILEMEMKILEALNYYLVVYHPYRSLSQLLQDAGLNNISMTELTWGVVNDTYKMDLALVHPPHLIALACIYIASVLRDKDTTAWFEELRVDMNVVKNISMEILDFYENQRTIPDERFNSALNKLPHKS from the exons atggctGCCAATTTCTGGACTTCGTCCCACTA CAAACAGCTTTTGGATCAGGAAGACGTGGATGTCGTATCCCCGCTTGATAGAGAGAAGGGCATCACTCTTGAAGATTTCAAGCTCATAAAGATGCAAATGGCTAGCT ATATATCAAAATTGGCCCAACTTGTAAAAGTGAGACAAAG GGTTGTAGCTACCGCAGTTACATATATGAGACGAGTGTACACCAA GAAGAGTATGTCTGAGTATGATCCACGTCTTGTAGCTCCAACCTGCCTGTACCTGGCATCAAAAGCAGAAGAAAGCACAGTGCAAGCTAAACTTCTagtattttacataaaaaagaTTT ATACCGATGATAAGTATAGATATGAGATCAAAGACATACTTGAAATGGAAATGAAGATTTTAGAAGCTCTCAACTATTACCTGGTTGTATACCATCCTTATCGCTCATTGTCTCA GTTGCTTCAGGATGCAGGCTTAAACAATATAAGTATGACTGAGTTAACTTG GGGAGTTGTAAATGACACTTACAAGATGGACCTTGCACTTGTACATCCTCCACACCTGATTGCTTTAGCTTGCATATACATTGCTAGCGTGCTTAGAGATAAAGATACCACAGCATGGTTTGAAGAGCTTCGTGTGGACATGAATGTG GTGAAAAACATATCAATGGAGATACTAGATTTCTACGAAAACCAACGAACGATCCCAGATGAGAGGTTTAATTCTGCTCTCAATAAGCTTCCCCACAAATCATAG